The genomic interval TTTCTATAATCTTGAACTCCAGATCCGTTTTTAGAATTCCCTTTAAAAGGCCATAAATACGTATCAGAAGTAAAGTAATTATATCTAATTAAATCTGTTCTTCTTTGTCCTTCCCAATACAACTCACGAGATCTTTCGTCTAAAACAAACTCTAAAGTTAAGTCTGCTATACTGATGTTTCCACTTACATTTCCGAAAGCTCTTTCTCTTAATTCGTTAATTTTAGTTACAGCCAATCCTAAATCTCCTCCGCCACCTCTAAGAGATGCTTCTGCGTAGTTTAAATAGATTTCTGCTAATCTTATTAACGGTAAATCTGTATCTACAAAATCTCCTGCAGCATCAGATCCTTGGTTTCCATTAGAATCGATGTTTTTAAATTTAGTAACAGCATATCCATTTTCAAAAGTAGGAATCTCTTCGATTTCTAAAGTTTGACCATCTGAATGAAACATTCCTCTTTTATCGTTTGCATCAAATTTATTAACCAAGTTTTTGGTAGTTCTTAAGCCTCCCCAGCCACCGTTTACACCAAACTCTGTAGCATTCATGTTTCCACCAATTGCAGCATGTACTAAAAATGTAGTACCTCCATAAGTTTGAGATCTAAGACCATCAAAATTTAAGGCAAAAATAAATTCATTTTGTGCTCCGTTTGTGTTATTGTCTGCTAAGAAAAGTTCGTCATAAGCACTTCCGTTTCCATTGGCATCTACCGTATTAATAGAATAACTAGAAGTCATTACTTTGTTAGAATACGTTACTGCTTCTGCATATTTTGCTGTACCAGT from Polaribacter sejongensis carries:
- a CDS encoding RagB/SusD family nutrient uptake outer membrane protein — translated: MKQKFKYLIVIMLFSLGVISCHEDLNQLPIDPDSFTEQDVFSNATEAQGALAKLYASLALTGQKGPSGEADIQDIDEGFSQYSRMLFNLNELTTDHAVVGWGDAGLPDLHGMYWSGSNDFSEALYYRLAQEVSFCNSFINNAAVLTDTEVASYIAEARFLRAFAYYNLMDIYGNVPLVTSVSTELPMQASRTEIFNFIETELLEIQDELKVSGSSEYGRVDQAAAWALLSKLYLNAEVFTGTAKYAEAVTYSNKVMTSSYSINTVDANGNGSAYDELFLADNNTNGAQNEFIFALNFDGLRSQTYGGTTFLVHAAIGGNMNATEFGVNGGWGGLRTTKNLVNKFDANDKRGMFHSDGQTLEIEEIPTFENGYAVTKFKNIDSNGNQGSDAAGDFVDTDLPLIRLAEIYLNYAEASLRGGGGDLGLAVTKINELRERAFGNVSGNISIADLTLEFVLDERSRELYWEGQRRTDLIRYNYFTSDTYLWPFKGNSKNGSGVQDYRNLFPLPNNIITTNPNLKQNPGY